The DNA sequence AATGTACGCAATCTCATTTATGTTCTAAAAATAACCCTGTGAGTTAATCACCAACAAcctcattttacatataagaaagAGATTCTGAGAAACTCTCTAAGATGCGTGAGGCCAGACACTTAGCAGCGGGGCAaatattcaactttattttacaGAACTAGTCTCCTTCCCAGAGGGAAGTCCAATTGAGTCCAAAGGGACTCAATtttctgtttacaaaaaaaaaaaaaaaaaaaaaaaatccccttacTTCCACAATTCATGTCTGACCAATTCCAAGAGCTTCCCCCCAAACTTGATACGAAAATACTGAAGTAATCATTGGAGAAATTGAGCAAGAACATGTAGGAGGCCTTCTCTGCCAGGGCTTTGCGGGAAGGTGACAGAGTTCCTTTGGCAGGATGCCTGCCCTGCTGCCAGGGCCCCTCACTCAGAGCAACAAATAAACCCTGGCATTAAAAATGAGCAGCCACCTGTATGATAATCTTGGGAACAACCTGTGGCTGCCTTGGGCCTGACTGCCTGTGGATTACAGACCAAGGAAAGGTTCCCCCCCACTGCCTCCAACAGGCACGGGCTCAGACTCCTCCTGATGTGAGGAATGCAAACCCACCCACTCAAACTCCCAGTATATGCTGAAACACAGGCTGGTGGCCACATTTCCAATTATCTGGGCAAGATACCTGAGACTCTGAGCTGCTTCCTGGAAGGGACAATTCGGTGTGAACTAGTTTATAGTTTAGCTCTCCAGCCCCTATGGTACACACACTGTACTCATACAAACACCCTCAGCCCTTAAGAGTGCTAGTTCACTTAGGTTTTGGGAACCTACGGGGGCAGGAAGCAGGGTAGGAAGGCCCCAGGGCAGGGATCTACACAAAGGAGGAACTTAACATAATAGCAACAATTTACTAAGGGTTTACCTTCATTAATGTAAACCCTTGTTTATATTGTCTCATCTAGCCTTCCAAAACAAACCTGACTTAGGTACCATTTATCTTCCAGAAACCAGAGGTTAAAGAGCAAGTCACTCGTCCTAATGCTCAGGAAAAGTTAACCCACACTCAGAGGAGAGTATTTCTATGGGAAGACAACGTATGTGAGCTGGATGTGAAATGGGAGGGCAACTTCCTTCCCCACTGGAGGCCTCATCATCAGTTTCCTAAACTGGAGTAGGTTACTCTGAGCTGTCTCTTGGTCCTTACCAGACTTGGCAGGGCGAAGGCTGCTCCATGCCCGAAGCAAACTCAAACTCCAAAACTTCTTGAGGCACGGGCCAGAGCAGGGAAGTCTCCAAGGCCTTCTCTGCTTCTGGGAACAGAGGGGCCTGCAGCTTCCTTGtaccacccccgccccagccttcCAAGTAAATCCAAAAAAATCTcgcctcccaccctctccctacATCCAGCCCGGAACCTCTGTTTGGGACTAGGGACTCCGATCCGGAACTGGGGGGCTGAATATCCTGGAAGAGGGCATGGGCGAACGTCCAGGGGACCCTGTCGGGGAAATTCGGGAAAGTCCCCGAGTCCTTACCGAGCAGCGGGGACTCCTCAGGGCATGCGAGCAGCGACAGCACTGTGGTAGAGGGCACTGGGGCCGAAGTCAAGTTGCttgcggggccggggccggggtgaGAGTCCGCGTCTGGGCTGGAGTCGCGACCCGAGCGCAGCTCGGAGGAAGCGTCCAAAAGCGGCAGCGGCGGGGCCCCTCGGGGTCGGAGCTCCGCGGAAGGCTGCTCGATGGCGGCGGCGCCGTTTGAGCCGCCCTGCAGCGGTGTAGGGACTCCCACCAGCTGAGGCAGGCGGTTCAAGTCGCGGCCGGCCAGGTAGTAGACGAGGGTGACGCCAAGATGCAGCGCGCAGACCGCCACGAGCAGGCGGCAGGCCCGCTGCAGGGACGCGCCCGGCATCGCCGCGCTGCCGCCCAGGAGCGGCTCCCGAAACCTCATCTTCCCGCCGCCGCTTTAAGAGGCGGGTGGGCTAccgcgggggggaggggggcggcccgCCCGCGGGCCGCCGGCCAGGCGCTGCCCGACCACGGCtcttgggggaggggctggaggggaggcaggggagcgCGGCGCCGGGTGGCAGGCGGCGGAACGCCGAGACTCCGACCAGCGCGGCCGCCCAGCGACTAGAAGTGCGCCCGAggcgcgggcgggggcgggggcggggccgtcGGTTGGAGCGGGGTTTTCGGGACTGGAGCAGGGGGGCGGGGCCTCTGGGGCGGAGCCGCGGTGCGCGGGCGGGGACTCGGGAGGCGGGGcgctgcagggggcggggccgtCTCCAAGCGCGGCTGGCTGCCCCGGGGCGCGGCGCTGAGCGGTCGGGTTCCCACACCGCCCTCCTCCGGAGCCCTTGCCCTGTGGCTTCGGTTGCTACCCAGccgcgccgccgcctcctcctcctcttactcacccctcctcctcctcctggctgcCCTCCAGAGGCGCCACCACTTCCTGCGGTGCTGAAGGGCTGGGGTACGGGCCTGGGCCTACACGCGGTGGCGCAGAGAGACGCTGGTTGCTGATTTGATGGGTGGGGGGACGCGGCGGCGTTCCGGCCCGGGGCTCGGTAGGCCTGGTGGGTCCGGAAGAGGAACGGAAAAGAGTTGTCCAAGAAACGGGCTTCGACGCCGGGCGGGAGGTGGAACAGCTGAGGAGGGATTCTCTGGGACGTTCGGTACCCCTCCCTTGGCGGGGCTAGACCCCTCTACCAATGTAAGGGCCCAGCAAGGAGGCGCGGCTCACCTTCGCCCCGTGGAGGAGACAGTGCACAAGTCTCCGCTTGTCTGGCTAACTCACCTGCAGCCCAGCCTAGGGCAGAGGCCCACCCAGCTTGGTTTTGGGTGTGTGGAGTGCCTCCTCTACGTGCATCCTGGCCCGAGAGGATGTGTGCTTTGAGCAGGAGAGTGGCAAGAAGCCTCAGTAACTCCCATGCTGGCAAACAGATCAGCCAGCTTTGTTTATATAGTCTGTGTGAACCCAGACACAATCCCATGAAGTAGGaattgcccccattttacagataaagagtAAAAGGCTTGGATGTGAGGGCTATCTGGctgcgacatctgtcaccccattgatcgccagggttgattcagctgatctggctggctaggagggtgtccccttcctccctctctgctccaggTGCATCCCTCCGGAGCTGTGGTCTTGGTGGAAAAGGACAACCTTCCCACTACCTTCCCGGATAGAGGATCGGCCTTCCATCAAGGGTATAGGAGTAGCTGCGCTCCTCTCCAAACAAGCTCTGGaggtccatttgtaggagaatGTAGGGTGGTCAAGCTTCCAAAACTCCAGATACATTCAAATGAGGCACAGCATGTGGCAGTctgtctttattaaaaaaaaaaaaaaaaaaaaaaaaaaattgctcaggATTAGGCCttggctgggaaaaaaaaaaaaaaagttaaaggctCAAGAAGGCTAAAAACTTGCTTAAGGGGACGTccgggtgggtcagtcggttaagcatctgacttgatttcagctcaggtcatgatcccacggtttgtgagatccaaCCCTGCTTcctggctctgctgacagcacaaagcctacttgggattctctctctggccctcccctgtgtgcactctctctctcaaaataaataaacttaaaaaaaaacttgcctaAGATCCCACAGCTGGTGAGGGACAGAGTCAGAATTCTGTTTTCAAAACCTTTATACACCACACATTTAACCCTTGTTGATTTGCAGGTAAGGGCTGGAGGCTATCGGGGTGATAGGCCTAGGCACTGAAGTTGTGTGGTTCAAATTTGACTCAGAGGCCACTCCTCAGGCACACCTGATGCCTGAGTGAGCAGGGGCACCTGACCCCTGAGAAAGACCCATGAGAGTGCTATTATTTATGTGGATGGAGAGGGTGACAGCTCTGGCAGCCAACTCTAAAGTGGAGGGAATGATAGCAAGAGCTAGCATAGATTGAGAGTTTACTATATGCCAGTCAAACACAAGCCTAACTGCTTTATATGCATCGTCTCAATCCTAACAACACTTTGAAGTAGGTACTTGTTCCTGTctccatttcacagctgagaaaactgaggctcaggagttCACTCTTGGTTGTGATTATACAGGATACTTTCTTCACTTGCCTTTCTGGACACCAGGCTTTCCTGATCTTCCTCACTTCACTGGtcactcctctgtctcccttgtgggcttctcctcctcttcacccattGTTGAAGGCCCCAGGCCACTGTCTATGATGCTCTTTTCTGTCAGTACTGAATCCCTAGAAGTGATTTATAACATCTGTATGCTAATAACCACAAAATTTCTGTCTTCCCCAGCTGTTGAAAGCCTCAGAACATGGCACATGATACTCTTTTCTGTCTACACACTCCCTAGGagtaatttataataattgtTTGCTGATGACTGCAACATTTCTATCTCCAGCCTAGATCTTCAGACTGATTTTCAAGTGCCTCAAACCAGTATCTCAAGCTCAATACATCCTGCCCTCAATAACCTACTCCTTATACTCCACTCTCATTCTTATCTACGGCAGGGAATGGCACCATTGCTCATCCAGTTCCTCAAGCCCAAAACCTAAAAGGTATCCTTGATGTGCCTCTCTTACGCTCAAACGCCATTTCCAATCCCTTGGCAAGTTTTGTCAGTGCTACCTTTAAATCATCAGAATTAACCACTTATTAATTCTGTGGCAACTATCTTGgaccaagccaccatcatcttgGCCTGGGTTATATGGTAGCCTCCTAATTGGTCACCCTGCTTTCACCTTCTCCGTGCCCCCCTCCACAGTCTGTTCTCCAAACAGCATTTAGGAAGATCTTTGTAAGCATCAATCAGGTCATGCCATTTTTCAGAATGTAATCCAAATATGTAGGAGCCCTATCTAATTGGTTCCcagctctcctccccacccacatCTATCACTGCCTACCTGCTCTACCTGCTTTAGCCACACTAACCTAATTGCTAttctcttattttgcttattttttcctacctcagggcctttataCTTTCTATTCACTTAGTCTTAAATAGTCTTCCCCCATATTTCATTCAGatttctcaaatgtcaccttaaGAAAGAGGTCTTTTTAGACTACCCTATGTGGAATAGTTCCAAATATACTTACCCTGCATGATTTTTTCCAGAGCATGTATCACTACCCAgcactatatatttatttattgttgtctGTCTCCCTTATTAGACGATGGGTTCCATGAATGCAGGAACTTTCATTTGCTACTGTATCCTCAGCTCCTGGAACTGAACTGGCACTTAGTTgacacttagtaaatatttgttaaaatacctaataaatgaggggcacctaagtggctcagtcagttaagcatccgactcttgatttcagctcaggtcatgatctcacggctcatgagttcaaaccctgtgtcgggctccacgctgacagcgcagagcctgcttgggattgtctgtctcccagtcgctctgcccctccccagcgtgtgcacgcgtgctctctctctctctctctctctctctcaaaaataattaattttaaaaaactgttaaatgAATGCTTATGATCATCTTGATTATGTGGGAAGGGGATAAGAACTAttgttaacttattttatttatttgtttgtttgtttgttgctaaATTATTTGAAACACGTTAAGAGCTGTTCACCAGGGAGCTGCTGAAGGCGAAGCTGACCCCAACAGCCTATGCCTAGAGGAAAATGCCTGACCAATGAGTGAGGAGGGTTATAACAGAccccatctgaaaaatgagaagggaaaatgaagatATGTCTTCCTTGTGTCCAGATGATGGGCAGGAGACAGGACTGAGGGGAGGTTAGGGGGTCACAGAACTATCCCAGGACCCTCTCTGTGGCCAGGAAGCAAGGAAACTGCTAACTATCTATTCCTTGGGAGCATGCAGAGCCCACAAGGTTCCCACCAGCTTtatcagcacccccacccccatctagaGGTGCCTAGAATTGGTAAATTTTTTGCTTCAGAAAGGTCCAGAGACCAGAAACCTTCAGAACAATATTGTCCAGCTGTCCAAACATGAACTGGTATTGCAGACAGACCCAAGACAACTTCTCCAGCCCTTTCCACTTTAACCTTTGTCAGGTTGAAAACTAATCCCATCAGAGGAGATACCGGAAGAGGAAGTTGCAGTGCTGACTGGCCAAAAACTGGAATCTGGGTTTTGTAGTTTGCCTGTTGAGTGTTGATCTGCCCAGAATTACCCACCTCCCCACTTCTCCCCCCGCAGGCTGCCTTCACCTGGTTAGTGACATTTCCTCTACCCTTTCACAGCACCCTTATCTGCACCTGTCagtttacatttctcttttaCCTTAGTAGATCAGAAGGAcatagaatagtgcctggcacacagtagacagTTGTTTCAGTTATCTAGATCTGCATAAGatattaccccaaaacttagtgtcTTCAAACTAACCATTTCTATCTCACAGTTGTTCTGCTTCACATGGTGTCATCTGGGGCACTGGCAGAGTCAAAAGTccccaaatgatttcactcacacTGGCAGTTTGTGTAGGCTAGAGGCTGACTGAGAATGATCGTGGGTCAGGGGCCTTGGCTCTTCTCCATTTGGACCTCTCCATTAAGGCCTCTCACATGGCTGCTCGGGTTTCCTCACAAAATGAAAGGTACATTCTAAGAAGGAGCATTTCAAGACAAGGTAAGAAGATGTAGACCCCTTAAGGCCCAGCCTTAAGCATCACTTCTGTGGATATTTTACGTAAAACAACTTACTGAGCAGTCCAGATTGAAGGGGAGTAGATGTCTCCTCTTCTGGGTGGGTGGACAAGTAAAGAATAggcagccatcttttttttttttttttaatgttttatttatttttgagaaagagagagatacagagctcgagcaggggaggggcagagagtgggagacacagaatccgaagcaggctccaggctctgaactgtcaacacagagcccaatgtagggctcaaactcacggaccacgagaccatgaccagagccaaagcccAATTAGGCACCCCGGCAGCTACCTATTTTTTAATCCACTGTAGTTTTCCCAGTGGCCACAAATTATTTAGGAAAAATTtgagcatgaaaataaatattgatagaaaCAGTTCACAGCCAattgaacaaaataagaaaccaTGTGTTCatactgaataaataaagaaatgaacatttgatGAGTAACAAgatatttacataatttcaaaGTACCTCCTCCACAATATGCTTACAATTTCAATGGGAAACATtagaaaaatccaaattttaaaacattcttgaaaataaCTATCTTGACCTCTTATAAAAATGTCAAGTTCATGATAGTAAATGAAAAACTGGGGAACTTTTCCCCCActgaaggagactaaagagacatgatgACCAAATGCAACACTGTGATTCTGAAGTGGATCCTTctgctataaaatattttggggatgACCAGTGAAACTTGAATGCAGACTAAGGATAAGGATAGTATTGTATTGATgttaatttcctaattttgatGGTTGCATTGTGGTTATGTTCGaaatatgcatataatatttatggggtggggtgcctgggtggctaaatccgttaagcatctgactttggctcaggtcatgatcatagttcatgagtttgagccatacactgggctctctgctgtcagctcagagcccattttggatcctctggctccctctctccctcctctttctctgcctcgctctctctctctctctcaaaaataaataaacattaaaaaaatttataaaaccgaaagagagaaagaaggaaataggggcacctggatggctcatcggttaaatgtccaactcttaatttttttttccaactcttaatttcagctcaagttatgatctcacgatttgtaagatagagccctgtgtcagcctctacAGGTTCTGtgggctcagtgtggagtctgcttgggattctctctctccctctctctctgcccctcccccacttgttctctctctctctctctctctctctctctctctctctctctctccccccccaaaataaataaaagaaagaaagaaagaaagaaagaaagaaagaaagaaagaaagaaagaaagaaagaaagaaagaaaggaataatagGCATTGGTCCTTAGGAAATCTGAGATCCAATCATGTATGTCACCAATTCCCCCTTCTCCAGAGTCAGGGAATGTGATACCTATCATTTCCACTGTTCTTCATACTTTGTGGTTGATTTCCTTCCCTGTCCTGATCATTTTTTGACCAGGTCCAGTCTGCCTATTTCCTTCATGAAAGACTAGTGCTCAGGACTGGTTGTGGTGTTCTAGCTGGGGTCCAAGTGACAGAACAGAGAAGGATAATCAGTTGCCTTCATAGTTCCAAGTATCAGATTTTCATCGATGCCTTCTAACACAACATTCACTTTTTGATGTCCATGTTAAACTAAGAGACAGGGCTGAAGACAGAATCCTAGAAGACTGGAAATACCCTACAAGTTGACTTGGATCCTTTAAATGCAGTCACTGTGCCAACCAGGGTTTTTGACTGCAAAACAGTAATTACACCACTTCTCTGCCATGGCCACTGCTGCCAGCGAATACTCAGCACCACCACTTCAAGACTGCtcaagctgctgctgctgttgccatGAACACTTCCCACACTATCCTTGCCTCTTAGCATCATCCCCTAAGAAGTCAAAGTCCTTGGTCCGATTCACACACTTGAGTCCTAGCTGCCAGGAAGTGAAAAGGAGAATCTTCTTTCTGCTTCCATGGTGGAAGCCAGGGAACTACAACCCtccaatattatattattattagaaaattattccagggcacctgggtggctcagtcagttaagcatctggcttcggctcaggtcatggtatatggtatatgagttcaagcccagcatcgggctctctgctatcagccaagagcccacttgggatcctctgtccctctctctctctgccacctcccaTTCGtgcatgctcacgctctctctccctctctcagcaataagtaaacattttttaaaatattaaaaaaagaaaattattccaaaataaggGATTGTACGCTGAGTGgacaaataaaatgacaaaggTTCATTCCAGTCATTCAGCAGGTTACTCTTCCTCTTGATGGTACTATCATTCaacccatttttctcattttacctaCAAGAATATCATGGCAGAGATTGTTAAAGTCCCTGCTGAAGATCCAATTTGCCAACAATCAGTTACAGCTCTGTGATCTATCAGTTCAGGGACCCGTCATAAAAGGAAATTTGATTGCCCTTGCCTTGACTTGTTCTGGGAGATCTCTACTTCCCTTATATCTTTAAAAAccaattttgggggcgcctgggtggctcagttggttaagcatccaacttcagctcaggtcatgatctcatggtttgtgagttccagccccgcgtcaggctctgtgctgacagctcagagcctgtagcctgcttcggattctgtgtctccttctctcactgccc is a window from the Felis catus isolate Fca126 chromosome D4, F.catus_Fca126_mat1.0, whole genome shotgun sequence genome containing:
- the B4GALT1 gene encoding beta-1,4-galactosyltransferase 1 isoform X5; the protein is MRFREPLLGGSAAMPGASLQRACRLLVAVCALHLGVTLVYYLAGRDLNRLPQLVGVPTPLQGGSNGAAAIEQPSAELRPRGAPPLPLLDASSELRSGRDSSPDADSHPGPGPASNLTSAPVPSTTVLSLLACPEESPLLVGPMVIEFNMPVDLKLVEKQNPEVKVGGRYTPKNCISPHKVAIIIPFRNRQEHLKYWLYYLHPILQRQQLDYGIYVINQTHSFPSLGDSSISTWQHHRESQCVMRGG
- the B4GALT1 gene encoding beta-1,4-galactosyltransferase 1 isoform X4, with the protein product MRFREPLLGGSAAMPGASLQRACRLLVAVCALHLGVTLVYYLAGRDLNRLPQLVGVPTPLQGGSNGAAAIEQPSAELRPRGAPPLPLLDASSELRSGRDSSPDADSHPGPGPASNLTSAPVPSTTVLSLLACPEESPLLVGPMVIEFNMPVDLKLVEKQNPEVKVGGRYTPKNCISPHKVAIIIPFRNRQEHLKYWLYYLHPILQRQQLDYGIYVINQQSKLKEELLSVICFLLSTYLLFCALHLLKRERERERGVPT